The Ictidomys tridecemlineatus isolate mIctTri1 chromosome 6, mIctTri1.hap1, whole genome shotgun sequence genome includes a region encoding these proteins:
- the Tcf20 gene encoding transcription factor 20 isoform X2 produces MQSFREQSSYHGNQQSYPQEVHGSSRIEEFSPRQAQMFQNFGGVGGGSGGSGGSSGGGRRGTAAAAAMASETSGHQGYQGFRKEAGDFYYMAGNKDPVATGTPQPPQRRPSGPVQSYGPPQGSSFGNQYGSEGHVGQFQAQHSALGSVSHYQQDYTGPFSPGSAQYQQQASSQQQQQQQQQVQQLRQQLYQSHQPLPQATGQPASSSSHLQPMQRPSTLPSSAAGYQLRVGQFGQHYQSSASSSSSSSFPSPQRFSQSGQSYDGSYSVNAGSQYEGHNVGSNAQAYGTQSNYNYQPQSMKNFEQAKIPQGAQQGQQQPQPPPQQQQQQPQQQQQQQQQQQQQQQQQQQPQHPPQHVMQYTNAATKLPLQSQVGQYNQPEVPVRSPMQFHQNFSPISNPSPAASVVQSPSCSSTPSPLMQSGENLQCGQGNVPMGSRNRILQLMPQLSPTPSMMPSPNSHASGFKGFGIEGVPEKRLTDPGLSSLSALSTQVANLPNTVQHMLLSDALTPQKKTSKRPSSSSKKADSCTNSEGSSQPEEQLKSPMAESLDGGCSSSSEDQGERVRQLSGQSTSSDTTYKGGASEKAGSSPAQSAQNEPPRLSASPAAREEATSPGAKDTSLSSEGNPKVNEKTVGVIVSREAMTGRVEKPGGQDKGSQEDEPAATQRPPSNSGAKEGSHTSLPQPEPPGGGNKGNKNGDNSSNHNGEGNGQSGHSAVGPSFTGRTEPSKSPGSLRYSYKDSFGSAVPRNVSGFPQYATGQEKGDFTGHGERKGRNEKFPSLLQEVLQGYHHHPDRRYSRSAQEHQGMAGGLEGTTRPNVLVSQTNELASRGLLNKSIGSLLENPHWGPWERKSSSTAPEMKQINLADYPIPRKFEIEPPSSAHEPGGSLSERRSVICDISPLRQIVRDPGAHSLGHMGADTRIGRNERLNPSLSQSVILPGGLVSMETKLKSQSGQIKEEDFEQSKSQASFNNKKSGDHCHPASIKHESYRGNASPGAAAHDSLSDYGPQDSRPTPMRRVPGRVGSREAMRGRSPSQYHDFAEKLKMSPGRSRGPGGDPHHMNPHMTFSERANRSLHAPFSPNSESLASAYHTNTRAHAYGDPNAGLNSQLHYKRQMYQQQQEEYKDWSSSSAQGVIAAAQHRQEGPRKSPRQQQFLDRVRSPLKNDKDGMMYGPPVGTYHDPSGQEAGRCLMSSDGLPNKGMELKHGSQKLQQESCWDLSRQTSPAKSSGPPGMSNQKRYGPPHETDGHGLAESTQSSKPSNVMLRLPGQEDHSSQNPLIMRRRVRSFISPIPSKRQSQDLKNTSADDKGRLLHPSKEGTDKAFNSYAHLSHSQDIKSIPKRDSSKDLPSPDNRNCPAVTLTSPAKTKILPPRKGRGLKLEAIVQKITSPNIRRSASANSAEAGGDTVTLDDILSLKSGPSEGGTVAAQEAEMEKRKGEVVSDLVGPTNQELNVEKPLPRSSEEWHGSGDDKVKAETHPETVPAGKEPPGAMTAATSQKPGSNQGRPDGSLGGAAPLLFPDSKNVAPVGILAPEANPKAEEKENETVTISPKQESFPPKGYFPSGKKKGRPIGSVNKQKKQQQPPPPPPQPPQIPEGSADGEPKPKKQRQRRERRKPGAQPRKRKTKQAVPIVEPQEPEIKLKYATQPLDKTDAKNKSFFPYIHVVNKCELGAVCTIINAEEEEQTKLVRGRKSQRSLTPPPSSTESKVLPASSFMLQGPVVTESSVMGHLVCCLCGKWASYRNMGDLFGPFYPQDYAATLPKNPPPKRATEMQSKVKVRHKSASNGSKTDTEEEEEQQQQKEQRSLAAHPRFKRRHRSEDCGGGPRSLSRGLPCKKAATEGSSEKTVLDTKPSVPTTSEGGPELELQIPELPLDSNEFWVHEGCILWANGIYLVCGRLYGLQEALEIAREMKCSHCQEAGATLGCYNKGCSFRYHYPCAIDADCLLHEENFSVRCPKHKNKTAKGSLSTEQSERG; encoded by the coding sequence ATGCAGTCCTTCCGGGAGCAAAGCAGTTACCACGGAAACCAACAGAGCTACCCACAGGAGGTACACGGCTCATCCCGGATAGAAGAGTTCAGCCCTCGTCAGGCCCAGATGTTCCAGAATTTTGGGGGTGtcggtggtggcagtggtggcagTGGAGGCAGCAGTGGTGGGGGACGACGAGGAACAGCAGCTGCTGCAGCAATGGCTAGTGAGACCTCTGGCCATCAAGGCTACCAGGGCTTCAGGAAAGAGGCTGGAGATTTTTACTACATGGCAGGCAACAAAGATCCTGTGGCGACAGGAACCCCACAGCCTCCTCAGCGAAGGCCTTCTGGGCCAGTGCAGAGCTATGGACCCCCCCAGGGGAGCAGCTTTGGCAATCAGTATGGGAGTGAAGGTCATGTGGGCCAATTTCAAGCACAGCACTCTGCCCTTGGTAGTGTGTCTCATTATCAGCAGGATTACACAGGGCCTTTTTCTCCTGGGAGTGCTCAGTACCAACAGCAGGCTTccagccagcagcagcagcagcagcagcagcaggtacAGCAGCTGAGACAACAGCTTTACCAATCCCATCAACCGCTGCCACAGGCCACTGGCCAACCAGCCTCCAGCTCATCCCACCTACAGCCAATGCAGCGGCCCTCAACTCTACCATCCTCTGCTGCTGGATACCAGTTAAGAGTAGGTCAGTTTGGGCAACATTACCAGtcttctgcttcctcctcctcctcctcctccttcccttcaccACAGCGTTTCAGCCAGTCTGGGCAGAGCTATGATGGCAGCTACAGTGTGAATGCTGGATCTCAGTATGAAGGGCACAACGTAGGTTCTAATGCACAGGCTTATGGAACACAATCAAACTATAACTATCAGCCTCAATCTATGAAAAATTTTGAACAGGCAAAGATTCCACAAGGGGCCCAGCAGGGACAGCAGCAACCACAGCCACCaccgcagcagcagcagcaacaaccacagcagcagcaacagcagcagcagcagcagcaacagcaacagcaacagcaacaacaaccacAGCATCCACCTCAGCATGTGATGCAGTACACCAATGCTGCCACCAAACTGCCCCTACAAAGCCAGGTGGGGCAGTACAACCAGCCTGAGGTTCCCGTGAGGTCCCCTATGCAGTTCCACCAGAACTTCAGCCCCATCTCCAACCCTTCTCCAGCTGCCTCTGTTGTCCAGTCTCCGAGCTGTAGCTCCACCCCTTCTCCGCTCATGCAGAGTGGGGAGAATCTCCAGTGTGGGCAAGGCAACGTGCCCATGGGTTCCAGAAACCGAATTTTACAGTTAATGCCTCAGCTCAGTCCAACCCCGTCTATGATGCCCAGTCCTAATTCTCATGCTTCAGGCTTCAAAGGGTTTGGGATAGAAGGGGTGCCAGAAAAGCGGCTGACGGATCCCGGGTTGAGTAGTTTGAGTGCCCTGAGTACTCAGGTGGCTAATCTTCCTAATACTGTCCAACACATGTTACTTTCTGATGCCCTGACACCTCAGAAGAAGACCTCCAAGAGGCCCTCCTCATCATCTAAGAAAGCAGATAGCTGCACAAACTCAGAAGGCTCCTCGCAGCCCGAGGAACAGCTGAAGTCCCCTATGGCGGAGTCATTGGATGGAGGCTGCTCTAGCAGCTCCGAGGATCAAGGTGAGAGAGTGAGGCAGCTGAGTGGCCAGAGCACCAGTTCCGATACCACCTACAAGGGTGGAGCCTCAGAGAAAGCTGGCTCTTCACCAGCACAAAGTGCTCAGAATGAACCCCCCAGACTCAGTGCCAGTCCTGCAGCTAGAGAAGAGGCCACCTCACCAGGAGCCAAGGACACATCACTGTCATCTGAGGGGAACCCAAAAGTCAATGAGAAGACAGTTGGAGTAATTGTCTCCAGGGAAGCCATGACAGGTCGGGTAGAAAAGCCTGGTGGACAAGATAAAGGCTCCCAAGAGGACGAACCTGCAGCCACTCAGAGGCCACCTAGCAACAGTGGGGCAAAGGAAGGCAGTCACACATCACTTCCACAGCCAGAGCCTCCAGGAGGAGggaacaaaggaaacaagaatggtgATAATAGCTCCAACCACAATGGAGAGGGAAATGGCCAGAGTGGCCACTCTGCAGTGGGTCCCAGTTTCACAGGCAGAACTGAGCCTAGCAAGTCTCCTGGAAGCCTGCGCTATAGTTACAAAGACAGCTTTGGCTCAGCGGTGCCGCGAAATGTCAGTGGCTTTCCCCAGTATGCTACAGGGCAAGAAAAGGGGGATTTCACTGGCCATGGGGAACGAAAGGGTAGAAATGAGAAGTTCCCAAGCCTCCTGCAGGAAGTGCTTCAGGGTTACCACCACCACCCGGACAGGAGGTATTCCAGGAGTGCTCAGGAGCATCAGGGGATGGCTGGTGGCCTAGAAGGAACCACGAGGCCCAACGTCTTAGTCAGTCAGACCAATGAATTAGCTAGCAGGGGCCTTCTGAACAAAAGCATTGGATCCCTGTTAGAAAACCCCCACTGGGGCCCTTGGGAGAGGAAATCAAGCAGCACTGCTCCTGAAATGAAACAGATCAATTTGGCTGACTATCCAATTCCCAGAAAGTTTGAAATAGAACCTCCATCATCAGCCCATGAGCCCGGGGGCTCCCTCTCTGAAAGGAGGTCAGTGATCTGTGATATTTCTCCACTAAGACAGATTGTCAGGGATCCGGGTGCTCACTCACTGGGACACATGGGTGCTGACACCAGAATTGGGAGGAATGAACGTCTCAACCCAAGTTTAAGTCAGTCAGTCATTCTTCCAGGTGGATTGGTATCCATGGAAACAAAGCTAAAATCCCAGAGTGGGCAGATAAAAGAGGAAGACTTTGAACAATCCAAATCCCAAGCTAGTTTCAACAACAAGAAATCTGGAGACCACTGCCATCCCGCTAGCATCAAGCATGAGTCTTACCGCGGCAATGCCAGCCCTGGAGCAGCGGCCCATGATTCCCTTTCAGACTATGGCCCACAAGACAGCAGGCCCACACCAATGCGGCGGGTCCCTGGCAGAGTTGGTAGTCGGGAGGCTATGAGGGGTCGGTCCCCTTCTCAGTATCATGATTttgcagaaaaattgaaaatgtctCCTGGAAGAAGCAGAGGCCCAGGGGGAGACCCTCATCACATGAACCCACACATGACCTTTTCAGAGAGGGCCAACAGGAGTTTGCATGCTCCCTTTTCTCCCAACTCAGAAAGCCTGGCCTCTGCTTATCACACAAACACTCGGGCTCATGCTTATGGGGACCCTAACGCAGGTTTGAATTCCCAGCTCCATTATAAGAGACAGATGTACCAACAGCAGCAAGAGGAATACAAAGACTGGAGCAGCAGTTCTGCTCAGGGAGTAATTGCTGCGGCTCAGCACAGGCAAGAGGGGCCAAGGAAGAGCCCACGGCAACAGCAGTTTCTTGACCGAGTACGGAGTCCTCTGAAAAATGACAAAGACGGTATGATGTATGGGCCACCTGTAGGGACTTACCATGACCCCAGTGGTCAGGAAGCGGGACGCTGCCTCATGTCTAGTGACGGCCTGCCTAACAAAGGCATGGAATTGAAGCATGGCTCCCAGAAATTGCAACAAGAATCTTGTTGGGATCTTTCTCGGCAAACTTCTCCTGCTAAGAGCAGTGGTCCTCCAGGAATGTCTAATCAAAAAAGGTACGGGCCACCACATGAGACTGATGGACACGGACTAGCTGAATCTACACAGTCATCCAAACCTAGTAATGTAATGCTGAGGCTCCCGGGTCAGGAGGATCATTCGTCTCAAAACCCCTTAATCATGCGGAGGCGTGTGCGTTCTTTTATCTCTCCCATCCCCAGTAAGAGACAGTCACAAGATCTAAAGAACACTAGTGCTGATGATAAAGGGCGCCTCCTTCACCCATCAAAAGAAGGCACCGATAAAGCCTTCAATTCCTACGCCCACCTTTCTCACAGTCAGGACATCAAGTCTATCCCTAAGAGAGATTCCTCCAAGGACCTCCCAAGCCCAGATAATAGAAACTGTCCTGCTGTTACCCTTACAAGCCCTGCTAAGACCAAAATACTGCCCCCACGGAAAGGACGGGGACTGAAATTGGAAGCTATAGTTCAGAAGATCACGTCCCCAAATATTAGGCGGAGTGCATCTGCAAACagtgcagaggcaggaggagacaCGGTCACGCTGGATGACATATTGTCTCTGAAGAGTGGTCCTTCAGAGGGTGGTACTGTGGCTGCTCAAGAAGCTgagatggagaagagaaaaggtGAGGTAGTGTCCGACCTAGTTGGTCCAACCAACCAGGAGTTAAATGTTGAAAAGCCTCTTCCGAGGTCTTCAGAAGAGTGGCATGGCAGTGGGGACGACAAAGTAAAGGCAGAAACACATCCAGAAACAGTTCCCGCTGGAAAGGAACCCCCTGGTGCCATGACAGCGGCAACCTCACAGAAGCCTGGCAGTAACCAAGGGAGACCAGATGGTTCCCTGGGCGGAGCAGCACCTTTACTCTTTCCTGACTCAAAGAATGTAGCTCCAGTGGGCATATTGGCCCCAGAGGCAAACCCCaaggcagaagagaaagagaatgagacgGTGACAATTTCACCCAAACAAGAGAGTTTCCCCCCAAAGGGATATTTCCCATCAGGAAAGAAGAAGGGGAGACCCATAGGTAGTGTGAATAAGCAAAAGAAACAGCAGCagccaccacctccaccaccccaACCCCCTCAGATACCAGAAGGTTCTGCAGATGGAGAGCCAAAGCCAAAAAAGCAGAGgcaaaggagggagagaaggaagccTGGAGCCCAGCCAAGGAAGCGGAAAACCAAACAAGCAGTTCCCATCGTAGAGCCCCAAGAACCTGAGATCAAGCTCAAATATGCCACTCAGCCACTGGATAAAACAGATGCTAAGAACAAGTCTTTTTTCCCTTATATTCATGTAGTAAATAAGTGTGAACTTGGAGCCGTTTGTACAATCATCAATGCTGAAGAAGAAGAACAGACCAAATTGGTGAGGGGTCGGAAAAGTCAGAGGTCCCTAACCCCTCCCCCCAGCAGCACTGAAAGCAAGGTGCTCCCAGCTTCGTCCTTTATGCTGCAGGGGCCTGTGGTGACAGAGTCTTCTGTTATGGGGCACCTGGTTTGCTGTCTGTGTGGCAAGTGGGCCAGTTACCGGAACATGGGTGACCTCTTTGGACCCTTTTATCCCCAAGATTATGCAGCCACTCTCCCGAAGAATCCACCTCCCAAGAGGGCCACAGAAATGCAGAGCAAAGTCAAGGTACGGCACAAAAGTGCTTCCAATGGCTCCAAAACAgacactgaggaggaggaggagcagcagcagcagaaggagCAGAGGAGCCTGGCTGCACACCCCAGGTTCAAGCGGCGCCACCGCTcagaagactgtggtggaggCCCTCGGTCCCTGTCCAGGGGGCTCCCTTGTAAAAAAGCAGCCACTGAGGGCAGCAGTGAAAAGACTGTTTTGGACACAAAGCCCTCTGTGCCCACCACTTCAGAAGGTGGCCCCGAGCTGGAGTTACAAATCCCTGAACTACCTCTTGACAGCAACGAATTTTGGGTCCATGAGGGTTGTATTCTCTGGGCCAATGGAATCTACCTGGTCTGTGGCAGGCTCTACGGCCTGCAGGAAGCGCTGGAAATAGCCAGAGAGATG